CGCTGGAGCAGCTGGCGGTAGGTGAGGGTGACGCCGCCGGAGCGCAGGGCGACGGAGTCGGGCGTGGCCTGGGCCTGGGCGGCGACGAGGGTGTGGACGAAGGCCTCGCGGTCGAAGGGCTTCGCGGTGGCGTTCCAGTCCACCAGCACCCGCTGCTTCTCCGCTTCGGGCAGCAGCGGCAGGCGCGACACGGCCACTCCCGCGTCCGACACCGCGGCCCGGAGCAGCGTGCGGATCTGCTCGAGCATGCGGACCACGGTGTCCCGCTCGAACAGGTCGGTGTTGTAGTCCATGCCGCCGACGATGCCGTGGGCCGTCTCCTTTACCCAGAAGCTCAGGTCCAGCGGCGTCGCGTGCGCGTGCACGTGCACCTGACCGTAGGTGAGGTCGCCCAGGCTGGCGCCGCGGTTGCGCACGTCCTGGAAGGTGAAGAAGGTCTGGAACAGCGGCGTGCGGCTCAGGTCGCGCTGCACGCCCAGCTGCTGCATCAGCAGCTCGATGGGCATGTCCTGGTGGCCAAAGGCCTCCATGCACGTGGTGCGCACGCGCTCCAGCAGCTGCCGGAACGTCAGCTCCGGCCCCATCCGCGTGCGCAGGACGAGCGTGTTGACGAAGAAGCCCAGCAGGTCCTCGACCTCGGGATGCGAGCGGCCCCGGATGGGCGTGCCCACCACCAGGTCCTCCTGGCCGCTGTAGCGGTGCAGGAGCGTCTTGAAGGCCGTGAGCAGCACCATGTAGAGCGTGGCGTTCGACTCGCGCCCCAGCCGGGTGAGCGCGTCCACTTCCGCGCCCGTGAGGACGAACGGCTCGGTGCCGCCCTTGAGGCTCATCTGCGCGGGGCGCGGCTTGTCGGTGGGCAGCTCCAGCGCGGGCAGGTTCCCGGAGAGCTGCTGCTTCCAGTAGCGCGCCTGCCGCTCCAGCTCCTCGCCCTGGAGCCAGCCGCGGTGCCATTCGGTGAAGTCCGCGTACTGGATGGGCAGCGTGGGGAGCGTGGGCTCCTGGCCCTTCGTGAGCGCCGAGTAGATGACGTCCAGGTCGCGCAGGAACACGTCGAACGACCACCCATCCCAGATGAGGTGATGGGGCATGAAGAAGAGGACGTGCTCGGTGGCGCCCAGCCGGAACAGCGTCAGCCGGAACAGCGGCGGCGCGGTGATGGGGATGGCCTCGTCCGCCAGCGCCTGGAGGCGGCGCAGCAGGTCCTCCTCGCGCTGGTTGGCGGGGACCTGTTCCAGGTCCACCGGCTCCAGCTCCACCGTCAGCGACGGGGCGACGTGCTGCACCGGAGTCCCCTCGTCCCACCGCACGAAGGT
The Corallococcus silvisoli DNA segment above includes these coding regions:
- a CDS encoding condensation domain-containing protein; amino-acid sequence: ASHPSLAQAVSLVREDRPGDRRLVAYLIARPGQTVPADEVLRAHLKQGLPEYMVPQHFVALPALPLTPNGKVDRKALPSPQVESHEDAHVAPRDETEQKLAAIFADVLGLRRVSVTADFFRLGGHSLLASQALTRASRDLDVSLTLRRMFEAPTVEKLARLVRGDDGATSPAQRISPRAGTAPAPLSLMQQRLWFLEQLNPGTAVYNLPSAFRLHGALDVGALRFSFNKLLERQSAMRTFVRWDEGTPVQHVAPSLTVELEPVDLEQVPANQREEDLLRRLQALADEAIPITAPPLFRLTLFRLGATEHVLFFMPHHLIWDGWSFDVFLRDLDVIYSALTKGQEPTLPTLPIQYADFTEWHRGWLQGEELERQARYWKQQLSGNLPALELPTDKPRPAQMSLKGGTEPFVLTGAEVDALTRLGRESNATLYMVLLTAFKTLLHRYSGQEDLVVGTPIRGRSHPEVEDLLGFFVNTLVLRTRMGPELTFRQLLERVRTTCMEAFGHQDMPIELLMQQLGVQRDLSRTPLFQTFFTFQDVRNRGASLGDLTYGQVHVHAHATPLDLSFWVKETAHGIVGGMDYNTDLFERDTVVRMLEQIRTLLRAAVSDAGVAVSRLPLLPEAEKQRVLVDWNATAKPFDREAFVHTLVAAQAQATPDSVALRSGGVTLTYRQLLQR